One segment of Massilia sp. Se16.2.3 DNA contains the following:
- a CDS encoding formate dehydrogenase accessory sulfurtransferase FdhD, whose product MNCPDLPRPRSGSRPLLSSAHAPLTHEVSALDERGRASNIAIPAERPLTVYVDKRELVTLMTLGGAPEALTLGYLRNQRLVRDIADVVSVQVDWSVDAVAVVTRSGIRDIEERTAKKVVTTGCGQGSVFGGLMDEVDSIALPLDARLAQSVVYRIVDTIRTQQSIYKQAGSVHGCALFSNTGELLYFVEDVGRHNAVDAIAGLMWLEEMPGADKVFYTTGRLTSEMVIKGAQMGIPFLLSRSGTTQMGHMVAQKVGMSLLARCTGKHFLLLAGQERLEFEPELFELATAARPA is encoded by the coding sequence ATGAACTGCCCAGACCTGCCACGCCCTCGTTCCGGATCGCGTCCCCTGTTGTCAAGTGCGCATGCGCCGCTCACGCACGAGGTGAGCGCGCTCGACGAGCGTGGCCGCGCATCAAACATCGCCATTCCCGCCGAGCGTCCGCTCACCGTCTACGTCGACAAGCGCGAACTGGTCACCCTGATGACGCTGGGCGGTGCACCGGAAGCGCTGACGCTGGGCTACCTGCGCAACCAGCGCCTGGTGCGCGACATCGCCGACGTGGTCTCGGTGCAGGTCGACTGGTCGGTGGACGCCGTGGCCGTCGTCACGCGCAGCGGCATCCGCGACATCGAGGAGCGCACCGCGAAAAAAGTGGTAACCACCGGCTGCGGCCAGGGTTCGGTGTTCGGCGGGCTGATGGACGAAGTCGACAGCATCGCGCTGCCGCTTGATGCGCGCCTGGCCCAGTCGGTCGTGTACCGCATCGTCGACACCATCCGCACGCAGCAATCGATCTACAAGCAGGCCGGCTCCGTGCACGGCTGCGCGCTGTTTTCGAACACGGGAGAACTGCTGTATTTCGTCGAGGATGTCGGCCGCCACAACGCCGTCGACGCCATCGCCGGGCTGATGTGGCTGGAGGAGATGCCTGGTGCCGACAAGGTGTTCTACACGACTGGCCGGCTGACCTCGGAAATGGTGATCAAGGGCGCCCAGATGGGCATTCCCTTCCTGCTGTCGCGCTCGGGCACGACCCAGATGGGGCACATGGTGGCGCAGAAGGTCGGCATGTCGCTGCTGGCGCGCTGCACGGGCAAGCACTTCCTGCTGCTGGCGGGGCAGGAGCGCCTGGAGTTCGAACCGGAACTGTTTGAGCTCGCCACTGCCGCACGTCCCGCGTAA